CGGGGGTGCAAGACAAGGTCGCGTACTTGAGGGCCAATCCGGGTACGCATTGAGAGCCGTATCGCGCAGCCGCCTATCATTGTTGGATCGAGTGGGCGGCATCCCGACTTGCCCGCGAAGCTGCGCTGACCAATGTCCGTCACCCTGTAGACGCGAATTCATTCGCGTGGCGCCATAACGGGTTCAACCGTACAGACGCCTCGCCAACAAGTTGGCTACAGGGTTTTGCGGCGTTTTTCGGGATTTTGTTTCTGCCCGAAGGGCGTAGGAGTCTGGCCGGGCGGCGTTCCGTTTGCTGACGATCTGCCGGGCACCGGCAGTAAGCGCTCCTACAAGGGCGCAGGGTTAACCTCAAGCTTCATCACCCCACGCACCACCAGGTCACTGATGAAGCTTAGCCAGTCCTGGCGCGGTTGCGGTTGGGCAAGGTCCTGGTCGAGAAAGGAGGTGAGTGTGTGGACGTTGGAGTTATAGAAATAGCACAGCGAGGCGATCATCAAATACACGTGCTTGAGGTCCAGATCCTCCCGAAAAACGCCCTGTCGCTGACCCGCCTCGATGATCGGCCTGAGGACGCCGACGGCTTCGCCTGACAACCGCCGCAGCTCACTGGATTGCCGGGCGTGCTTGCCTTTGTGCAGGTTTTCTATGCTCAGGATCGCGACGAACTCCGGGTGTGCGACGTAGTAGTCCCAGACGAACGCCACCAGTTGACGCAGGGTCTGCACCGGCGTCGAGAGGTCGAGCCGCAGCGTGATTTCGGCCAGGTTGAACTGCTCGTAGGTGTGTTCGAGCACCCGCACGAAGAGCTTTTCCTTGCTGCCGAAGTAGTAATACAGCATGCGGTCGTTGGAATCGGCTTCGGCTGAAATCCGCTCGATGCGGCCCCCGGAATAACCGTCCTCGTTGAACACCTTGATTGCCGCCTGAAGTATCCGCGCCCGCGTCTGGTCGGCTTGCTGGGCGCGGATTCCGGTCTTTTTGCTCACGCGTGCAGTCCGGGTTTCACAATATGCGGTACAGCAGGCGCTCGACACGCACACGGCTGACGCGGCGCAAGAACGTGCGCACCCCTTCCGGATAATCACTCAACGTGTCCAGCTCGTCATATTTGCCGACCCGTTGGGTGTTGCGCATCAATTGTTCGATTTCAGCGGCCCGCGGCTGCGCCCACTCACCTTTGGGATCATCGATCAGCAGTGCGTTTTCCAGATCCAGCTGAAACGCCCGAGGGTTGAGATTATTGCCCGTCAGCAAGGTGTAACGCTCATCCGACCACAGGCCTTTGAGGTGGAACGTGTTGTCGCCGTCCTTCCATAAGTGGATGTTCAACTGGTATTTGGCGATCGCCGCCTGATGCTTCTGGGTGAATCGCCGCAGGCTGATTTCATACAGGTAGGGCAGCGCCGAAATCACCTTGAACGGTTCTTGCGGCGGGATGAAGAAGTCGTTGGCGGTCTTGTCGCCGATGATGATGTCGATCTTTACGCCCCGCTTGAGCGCACGTGTGAGCTCACGCTTGATCACCAGCGGCATGTTGAAATACGGCGTACATAGCGTCAGTTGTGTGTGGGTGGCGGCGATCAGATCGCACAACGTCCCGCTCAGCGGGTTCTTGTTGCCGATGCCCAGCAGTGGGATGACACGCAGCTCGCCGTTGTCGGTCAGGCCGGCATCGGTATTGTAGCTGGCACGTTTCAGGCGCTGACGAAACTGACGGATTTCGCTGCGCAGACTGCGGGAGGTGGGCGGCGAGGGCAGGTCAAGGCGGTGCACGGCGTCCGACGGCAGGATTTCTTCGTGGACCAGACGCTGGAAGGTGTCGGCGAGGGGTTTGTTCTGAATAAGGTGATAGCGGTCCAGGCGATATTTGCCCAGTTTGTTCAGGTACACATTGTTGATGCTGGCGCCGCTGTAAATCACGCAGTCATCGACCACGATGCCCTTCAAGTGCAGCACGCCGAACAGTTCGCGGGTCTGCACCGGCACGCCGTAGGTGGGCACCTCCTCGTCGTGCTCCAGGTGTTGCGCCTGATACCACGTCGAGTTGCCGGCCTGTTTACCCGCGCCGATCAACCCGCGCTGGGCGCGAAACCAGTCCACCAGCACCACGATATCCAGCGTTGGCCGGGCGGCCTTCGCGGCATACAGCGCGTCGAGAATTTCCTGGCCTGCTTCATCCTGTTGCAGATACAGCGCAACTACATAGATCCGCTGCTCGGCAGTGGCGATTTTTTCCAGCAGGCAACGACGGTAGTCAGCCGCGCCAGTGAGGATTGTCAGCGCGTCGCCGGACAATGGGAAACCGCGAAGTCTTGAAAGCGTGGAACGTCGGAAGGTCGCCCGCATAAGCCTCTCGATGGGTCGAAAATCAATAGCGCACGAGCTTACACCACCGTGCGTCTTCAGGTTGATTCGGCAGCACGATCAGCGAGTTGTTCAGGCTATTTACAGGCTGGAAGTCCGAGACAACACAAACGCTGCGCAGGCCTCAAGTTTCAGGGCCGCTGCGCAGCCCATCGCCACCGTCGTTACCTCCTGAAGCGTCT
The DNA window shown above is from Pseudomonas sp. BSw22131 and carries:
- the pssA gene encoding CDP-diacylglycerol--serine O-phosphatidyltransferase; protein product: MRATFRRSTLSRLRGFPLSGDALTILTGAADYRRCLLEKIATAEQRIYVVALYLQQDEAGQEILDALYAAKAARPTLDIVVLVDWFRAQRGLIGAGKQAGNSTWYQAQHLEHDEEVPTYGVPVQTRELFGVLHLKGIVVDDCVIYSGASINNVYLNKLGKYRLDRYHLIQNKPLADTFQRLVHEEILPSDAVHRLDLPSPPTSRSLRSEIRQFRQRLKRASYNTDAGLTDNGELRVIPLLGIGNKNPLSGTLCDLIAATHTQLTLCTPYFNMPLVIKRELTRALKRGVKIDIIIGDKTANDFFIPPQEPFKVISALPYLYEISLRRFTQKHQAAIAKYQLNIHLWKDGDNTFHLKGLWSDERYTLLTGNNLNPRAFQLDLENALLIDDPKGEWAQPRAAEIEQLMRNTQRVGKYDELDTLSDYPEGVRTFLRRVSRVRVERLLYRIL
- a CDS encoding TetR/AcrR family transcriptional regulator, which produces MSKKTGIRAQQADQTRARILQAAIKVFNEDGYSGGRIERISAEADSNDRMLYYYFGSKEKLFVRVLEHTYEQFNLAEITLRLDLSTPVQTLRQLVAFVWDYYVAHPEFVAILSIENLHKGKHARQSSELRRLSGEAVGVLRPIIEAGQRQGVFREDLDLKHVYLMIASLCYFYNSNVHTLTSFLDQDLAQPQPRQDWLSFISDLVVRGVMKLEVNPAPL